The Sphaerospermopsis torques-reginae ITEP-024 genome has a window encoding:
- a CDS encoding segregation/condensation protein A yields MDAQKLLETITHLIEQAEKGEIDPWDVQVIEVIDRYLELMSPQTTPRGYETDLSQSGQAFLSASMLVLFKANTLMQLSTVDNIIDNVSDDAMLDIADGELYNVQRLQLERQLRRRPAAMPPPKRRVTLQELIEQLQIMANQLKRVEKTSKPIRPKRQPSMKTMREALELAHQENLTEVASELEQVLHLSARELNVQEQCWNLEQLLNLWTQTKQADKKPANANDSDHESENGDMVSVFWALLLLSAQSKVELYQEEFYQEITIRLPSSANRATP; encoded by the coding sequence ATGGATGCCCAAAAACTATTAGAAACAATTACACACCTGATTGAACAAGCCGAAAAGGGAGAAATAGATCCTTGGGATGTGCAGGTGATTGAGGTAATAGACCGTTACTTAGAACTAATGTCACCACAAACCACCCCTAGAGGTTATGAAACTGATTTATCTCAATCGGGACAGGCTTTTTTGTCAGCATCCATGCTTGTACTATTTAAAGCTAATACTTTGATGCAATTGTCAACCGTAGATAATATTATAGATAATGTGTCTGATGATGCAATGCTGGATATCGCGGATGGAGAATTATACAATGTTCAACGTTTGCAATTAGAGCGACAGTTGCGTCGTCGTCCAGCAGCTATGCCACCACCAAAGCGTCGTGTGACTTTGCAAGAGCTAATTGAGCAATTGCAGATTATGGCTAACCAGCTAAAACGGGTAGAGAAAACCAGCAAACCTATCCGTCCTAAGCGTCAGCCGAGTATGAAAACGATGCGGGAGGCGTTAGAATTAGCTCACCAAGAAAATTTAACAGAAGTAGCTTCAGAACTAGAACAGGTGCTGCATCTTTCTGCAAGGGAGTTAAATGTACAGGAACAATGTTGGAATCTAGAGCAACTGTTAAATTTGTGGACTCAGACAAAGCAAGCAGATAAAAAACCAGCAAATGCAAATGATTCTGACCATGAATCAGAAAATGGCGACATGGTGAGCGTTTTTTGGGCTTTACTGCTGCTGTCTGCACAATCTAAAGTAGAGCTATATCAGGAAGAATTTTACCAGGAGATCACAATCCGTTTACCTAGTTCAGCCAACCGTGCAACCCCATAA
- a CDS encoding AI-2E family transporter has translation MRRSASLQTLLIYGLSGPIIALNVWLLSLLFRYFQHPITILSIAAILAFLLNYPVKLLEKVRITRTQAVIIVLIITLALLIILGFTLVPMVIDQTIQLLNKIPDWLASSQDNLENLQMLARQKRIKLDLSLVTEQINAGVQNILQQIASGAVGFAGTLLSALLNIVLVIVLAFYMLLYGDRLWYGLINLLPSYIGIPFSKSLQLNFQNFFLSQLLLALFMVVALTPIFLFLRVPFALLFAIIIGISELIPFIGATLGIGLVTLLVFLQTWWLAFPVAMVAIIMQQIKDNILSPKLLGNFIGLNPLWIFIAILMGFEIAGLLGTLVAVPIAGTIKGTFDAIKNNKNGNSVYSYAVVDDE, from the coding sequence ATGCGCCGTTCAGCCTCTTTACAAACTCTGCTAATTTATGGTCTGAGTGGTCCGATTATCGCTCTCAATGTCTGGCTACTGTCTCTGCTGTTTCGTTATTTCCAGCATCCAATTACTATCTTGAGTATTGCGGCAATTTTAGCGTTTTTGCTGAATTACCCGGTGAAATTATTAGAAAAAGTTAGGATTACTCGGACTCAAGCAGTGATCATAGTTTTAATCATCACTTTAGCTTTATTGATTATTTTGGGTTTTACCCTTGTACCGATGGTAATTGACCAAACAATCCAACTTTTAAATAAAATTCCTGATTGGTTAGCCTCTAGTCAAGACAACCTGGAAAATTTGCAAATGTTAGCGCGGCAAAAACGTATAAAACTTGACTTGAGTTTAGTAACTGAGCAAATTAATGCTGGTGTGCAGAATATTCTACAACAGATAGCTTCTGGTGCGGTGGGATTTGCGGGAACTTTGTTATCAGCATTGCTGAATATAGTGTTAGTAATTGTACTGGCTTTTTATATGCTGCTATATGGCGATCGCCTGTGGTATGGTTTAATTAATCTCCTCCCATCTTATATTGGTATCCCCTTCAGCAAGTCCTTACAATTAAATTTCCAGAACTTTTTCCTTAGCCAATTATTACTGGCACTGTTTATGGTGGTAGCCCTGACACCGATTTTCTTATTTTTAAGAGTACCTTTTGCCCTATTATTTGCCATTATCATTGGTATTTCTGAGCTTATTCCCTTTATCGGCGCTACATTAGGGATAGGGTTGGTAACATTATTAGTGTTTTTACAGACTTGGTGGTTAGCATTTCCAGTAGCAATGGTAGCAATTATTATGCAGCAAATCAAAGATAATATCCTATCTCCCAAGTTACTGGGTAACTTTATCGGACTCAATCCCCTATGGATTTTTATAGCGATTTTGATGGGATTTGAAATTGCTGGTTTGTTGGGAACACTGGTTGCTGTACCCATTGCTGGTACTATTAAAGGCACTTTCGACGCTATTAAAAACAACAAAAATGGAAATTCTGTATATAGTTATGCTGTTGTTGATGATGAGTGA
- the speA gene encoding biosynthetic arginine decarboxylase — translation MGVESTTDEMVKVPTNGHKSDKSDKSDKSEVKNQKHKKLLPPSTTSGDLSRTWKIEDSEDLYRIEGWGKPYFSINAAGHVTVSPKGDRGGSLDLFELVNALKQRNLGLPLLIRFSDILEDRIERLNACFAKAIARYNYPGVYRGVFPVKCNQERHLIEDLVRFGKPHQFGLEAGSKPELMIALAILDTPGALLVCNGYKDREYIETAMLAQKLGQTPIIVLEQIEEVDIAIAASHQLGIKPILGVRAKLSTQGMGRWGTSTGDRAKFGLTIPEIMEAVEKLKEANLLDSLQLLHFHIGSQISAINVIKDAIQEASRIYVELAMLGADMKYLDVGGGLGVDYDGSQTNFYASKNYNMQNYANDIVAELKDTCSERQISVPTLISESGRAIASHQSVLIFDVLSTSDVPRDTPQEPQEGESPIIRYLWETYQSINKENYQEFYHDAAQFKEEAISRFNLGILRLKERAKAERLYWACCHKILEITRQQEYVPDELEDLEKIMASIYYINLSVFQSAPDCWAIDQLFPIMPIHKLDQEPTQRGILADLTCDSDGKIDRFIDLRDVKSVLELHKFQPNEPYYLGMFLNGAYQEIMGNLHNLFGDTNAVHIQLTPKGYQIEHVVKGDTMREVVSYVQYDSEDMVENIRQRCEQALEENRITLAESQRLLQTYEQSLMRYTYLNNS, via the coding sequence ATGGGTGTTGAGTCAACTACCGATGAGATGGTGAAAGTGCCTACCAATGGTCATAAATCAGATAAGTCAGATAAATCAGATAAGTCAGAAGTGAAAAACCAAAAGCACAAGAAACTGTTACCACCTAGCACCACGTCAGGAGATTTATCTCGGACTTGGAAAATTGAGGATAGTGAGGACTTATACCGCATTGAAGGTTGGGGTAAGCCTTATTTTTCCATCAATGCTGCTGGTCATGTGACAGTTTCTCCCAAAGGCGATCGCGGGGGTTCTCTAGATTTATTTGAATTAGTCAATGCTTTAAAGCAGCGAAATTTGGGACTTCCGTTGTTAATTCGCTTTTCCGATATTTTGGAAGACCGGATAGAGCGATTAAACGCTTGTTTTGCAAAAGCGATCGCTCGTTACAATTATCCCGGTGTTTATCGTGGTGTTTTCCCCGTCAAATGTAACCAGGAACGCCACTTAATTGAAGATTTGGTGCGATTTGGTAAACCTCATCAATTTGGGCTAGAAGCCGGTTCTAAACCAGAATTAATGATTGCTCTAGCTATATTGGATACACCAGGAGCATTGTTAGTTTGCAATGGCTACAAAGACCGAGAATACATTGAAACGGCAATGTTAGCCCAAAAACTCGGACAAACACCGATTATCGTTTTAGAACAAATTGAAGAAGTAGATATAGCCATTGCAGCTAGTCATCAGTTAGGTATTAAACCGATTTTAGGTGTACGGGCAAAATTAAGCACCCAAGGCATGGGACGTTGGGGAACATCCACAGGCGATCGCGCTAAGTTTGGTTTAACCATCCCCGAAATTATGGAAGCAGTGGAAAAACTCAAAGAAGCCAATTTACTTGATTCTTTGCAGTTGTTACACTTCCATATCGGTTCGCAAATTTCCGCCATCAATGTGATTAAAGATGCCATCCAAGAAGCCAGTCGCATTTATGTAGAATTAGCCATGTTAGGCGCAGACATGAAATATCTGGATGTGGGTGGTGGCTTAGGTGTAGATTACGACGGTTCACAAACCAACTTCTACGCCTCCAAAAACTACAATATGCAAAACTATGCTAACGATATTGTAGCCGAGTTAAAAGATACCTGTTCAGAACGGCAAATTTCCGTACCTACACTGATTAGTGAAAGTGGGAGGGCGATCGCTTCTCATCAGTCAGTTCTCATTTTTGACGTTCTTAGTACCAGTGACGTACCCCGCGATACCCCACAAGAACCACAAGAAGGAGAATCACCAATTATTAGGTATTTGTGGGAAACTTATCAATCCATCAACAAAGAGAACTATCAAGAATTTTACCACGACGCAGCCCAATTCAAAGAAGAAGCCATCAGCCGTTTTAACCTGGGTATTTTAAGACTCAAAGAACGGGCTAAAGCCGAGCGTTTATACTGGGCTTGTTGCCACAAAATTCTAGAAATTACCAGACAACAAGAATACGTTCCCGATGAACTGGAAGACCTGGAAAAAATCATGGCTTCCATCTATTATATCAATCTTTCCGTATTTCAATCAGCGCCTGATTGTTGGGCAATTGATCAACTATTTCCCATTATGCCCATACATAAGCTAGATCAAGAACCCACCCAAAGGGGAATTTTAGCAGACCTCACCTGTGACAGTGATGGTAAAATTGACCGATTTATTGATTTACGAGATGTCAAATCAGTTTTAGAACTGCATAAATTCCAACCTAACGAACCCTATTATCTGGGAATGTTCCTCAACGGCGCTTACCAAGAAATCATGGGTAACTTACATAACCTCTTTGGTGACACAAACGCCGTTCATATCCAACTCACACCCAAAGGCTACCAAATAGAACACGTTGTCAAGGGTGATACCATGAGAGAAGTCGTAAGTTACGTACAATACGACTCAGAAGACATGGTAGAAAACATCCGCCAGCGTTGTGAACAAGCCTTAGAAGAAAACCGCATTACCCTAGCCGAATCTCAAAGACTGCTACAAACTTACGAGCAAAGTCTCATGAGATATACTTACTTGAATAATAGTTAG
- a CDS encoding serine/threonine-protein kinase: protein MNQICCLNPDCHNPPVPDTTKFCPNCGVPLVVLRNRYRPVKPLGGGGFGKTYLAEDVDKLNEKCVIKQFAPQTQNTYALKKAKELFEQEAIQLKDLKHPQIPQLQAYFDEDDCLYLIQDFIEGENLLIELANQGTFDEQKIRDLLLDLLPVLQIVHSNNIIHRDIKPENIMRRRSDGKLFLIDFGASKQLQGTMKPGTQIGTYGYAALEQMEDREVYPASDLFSLGATCFYLMTGVYPGDLWSRQGYSWVKEWRKHLQQSVSVELGNILDKLLEVEYQNRYQSAGEVLEFVKPPVKPQTQPKYGINRIVVLIIICLSILVGFILQPDIVSPVTPPVTPKTSAILINTLTTHDDVNSVAISSDGNTLVGSDDNTIKIWNLATGELKSTLTGHSDSVRSLAISPDGRTLVSGSDDNTIKIWRLE, encoded by the coding sequence ATGAATCAGATATGTTGTCTGAACCCAGACTGTCATAATCCACCCGTACCAGATACGACAAAGTTTTGTCCTAATTGTGGTGTTCCTTTGGTTGTCCTGAGAAACCGTTATCGTCCTGTTAAACCTTTGGGTGGTGGTGGTTTTGGGAAGACTTATTTAGCTGAAGATGTTGATAAATTAAATGAGAAGTGTGTTATTAAACAATTTGCACCTCAAACTCAAAATACCTACGCTTTAAAAAAAGCCAAGGAGTTATTTGAGCAAGAAGCAATACAACTAAAAGACCTGAAACATCCTCAAATTCCCCAATTACAAGCTTATTTTGATGAGGATGATTGTTTATATTTAATTCAAGATTTTATTGAAGGTGAAAATTTATTGATTGAGTTAGCAAATCAAGGAACTTTTGACGAACAAAAAATCCGGGATTTGTTACTTGATTTATTACCAGTTTTGCAAATAGTCCATAGTAATAATATCATTCACCGCGACATCAAACCAGAAAATATTATGCGTCGTCGCAGTGATGGGAAATTATTTTTAATTGATTTTGGTGCTTCTAAACAACTCCAGGGAACAATGAAACCAGGTACACAAATCGGTACTTACGGTTACGCAGCTTTGGAGCAAATGGAAGATAGAGAGGTTTATCCTGCTAGTGATTTATTTAGTTTAGGTGCAACTTGTTTTTATTTAATGACAGGGGTTTATCCTGGTGATTTGTGGAGTAGACAAGGTTACAGTTGGGTGAAAGAATGGCGTAAGCATTTACAGCAATCTGTGAGTGTAGAATTGGGAAATATTTTAGATAAATTATTAGAGGTAGAATATCAAAACCGTTATCAGTCAGCAGGGGAAGTTTTAGAATTTGTAAAACCTCCAGTTAAACCACAAACACAACCAAAATATGGAATAAATAGAATTGTGGTTTTGATAATAATTTGCTTATCAATACTGGTAGGATTTATATTGCAACCAGATATAGTTAGTCCAGTTACACCCCCAGTCACCCCCAAAACTTCAGCAATTTTAATTAATACCCTGACTACACATGATGATGTAAATTCTGTAGCTATTAGCTCCGATGGTAACACTTTAGTTGGAAGCGATGACAACACTATTAAAATTTGGAATTTGGCCACAGGAGAATTAAAATCTACATTGACTGGTCACTCTGACTCAGTTCGTTCCCTAGCCATCAGCCCCGATGGTAGAACTTTAGTGAGTGGGAGTGATGACAACACTATCAAAATCTGGCGGTTGGAATAG
- a CDS encoding tetratricopeptide repeat protein: MTTESLEIAKNRYIAGKVAFENGQYRESVENLEKASSLLAKNTRFGGEVDIWLVNAYEAAGRSEDAIALCQQLTRHPHYETRSQAKRLVYILKAPKLKRPKEWMTEIPDFGNIGENEAKTVITAKPKKTTKQKTPEPEYIDLSQVNTKDNRFIWVALIAVALTISYLVWLSV, translated from the coding sequence ATGACTACAGAAAGTTTAGAAATTGCGAAAAATCGTTACATTGCTGGAAAAGTAGCTTTTGAAAATGGACAATATCGGGAGTCTGTAGAAAACTTAGAAAAAGCTAGTTCCTTATTAGCAAAGAATACACGCTTTGGAGGTGAAGTAGACATTTGGTTGGTGAATGCTTATGAAGCTGCGGGACGTTCAGAAGATGCGATCGCACTTTGTCAACAACTCACCCGTCATCCCCATTATGAAACCAGATCACAAGCAAAAAGATTAGTATATATTTTAAAAGCACCCAAACTCAAACGCCCAAAAGAATGGATGACAGAAATTCCCGATTTTGGTAATATTGGGGAAAACGAAGCTAAAACAGTCATCACCGCAAAACCCAAAAAAACCACAAAACAAAAAACCCCAGAACCAGAATACATTGATCTCAGTCAAGTCAATACAAAAGATAATCGTTTTATTTGGGTAGCTTTAATTGCAGTCGCTTTAACAATTTCCTATTTAGTTTGGTTAAGTGTATGA
- a CDS encoding sugar phosphate nucleotidyltransferase: MKAMILAAGKGTRVRPITYTIPKPMIPILQKPVMEFLLELLRQHGFNEIMVNVSHLAEEIENYFRDGQRFGVQIAYSFEGKIDDDGKLVGEAIGSAGGMRRIQDFSPFFDDTFVVLCGDALIDLDLTAAVKWHKSKGSIATIITKSVPKEEVSSYGVVVTDEDNRVKAFQEKPSTEEALSTNINTGIYIFEPEVFKYIPSGVEYDIGSQLFPELVKINAPFYAIPMDFEWVDIGKVPDYWRAIRGVLLGEIKNVQIPGYEVAPGIYTGLNVAVNWDKVDITGPVYIGGMTRIEDGAKIVGPAMIGPNCWICSGATVDNSVIFEWSRLSPGVRLVDKLVFGRYCVDKTGAAIDVQAAALDWLITDARQTPPSQIPLEHQAIAELLGTSII; the protein is encoded by the coding sequence ATGAAAGCGATGATTCTCGCAGCGGGTAAAGGTACTCGTGTACGTCCTATTACATATACCATTCCCAAACCAATGATTCCCATCTTGCAAAAGCCAGTGATGGAATTTTTGTTAGAGCTATTGCGTCAACATGGTTTTAACGAGATTATGGTGAATGTTAGCCATTTAGCGGAGGAAATTGAAAATTATTTCCGTGATGGTCAGCGGTTTGGTGTGCAGATTGCCTATTCTTTTGAAGGGAAAATTGATGATGATGGTAAACTGGTAGGGGAAGCCATAGGTTCGGCTGGGGGTATGCGCCGTATCCAAGACTTTTCACCTTTTTTTGATGATACGTTTGTGGTCTTGTGTGGTGATGCTTTAATTGATTTAGATTTAACTGCGGCGGTAAAGTGGCATAAATCTAAAGGTTCAATTGCTACCATTATTACTAAGTCTGTTCCCAAGGAAGAAGTTTCTAGCTATGGTGTGGTTGTCACCGATGAAGATAACCGCGTTAAAGCCTTCCAAGAAAAACCTTCTACAGAAGAAGCACTCAGTACAAATATCAACACAGGTATTTATATTTTTGAACCAGAGGTGTTTAAATATATTCCTTCTGGGGTTGAGTATGATATTGGTAGTCAATTATTCCCGGAACTTGTAAAAATCAATGCGCCTTTTTATGCCATTCCGATGGATTTTGAATGGGTAGATATTGGTAAAGTACCTGATTATTGGCGGGCTATTCGCGGTGTGCTATTGGGTGAAATTAAAAATGTGCAGATTCCTGGTTATGAAGTCGCTCCTGGTATTTATACTGGTTTGAATGTAGCCGTAAATTGGGATAAGGTGGATATTACTGGACCTGTTTACATTGGTGGGATGACAAGAATTGAAGACGGTGCGAAAATTGTTGGACCGGCGATGATTGGACCTAATTGCTGGATTTGTAGTGGTGCAACAGTAGATAATAGTGTGATATTTGAATGGTCGCGCTTGAGTCCGGGAGTCCGTTTGGTTGATAAGCTGGTATTTGGTCGTTATTGTGTGGATAAGACCGGTGCAGCTATTGATGTGCAAGCAGCCGCTTTAGACTGGTTAATTACAGATGCACGTCAAACCCCACCTTCACAAATTCCTTTAGAACACCAAGCGATCGCAGAATTGTTAGGGACAAGTATAATTTAG
- the ndk gene encoding nucleoside-diphosphate kinase encodes MERTFLAIKPDGVQRGLVGEIIRRFETKGFTLVGLKFMNVSKELAEQHYDVHRERPFFASLVEFITSGPVVAMVWQGEGVVASARKIIGATNPLTSEPGTIRGDFGINIGRNLIHGSDAIETAQREIKLWFKDEELVSWTPHLAPWLKE; translated from the coding sequence TTGGAACGCACTTTTTTAGCAATCAAACCTGATGGAGTTCAACGCGGGTTGGTGGGTGAAATCATCCGTCGTTTTGAAACTAAAGGCTTTACCCTGGTAGGCTTAAAGTTTATGAATGTCAGTAAAGAGTTGGCTGAACAACATTATGATGTTCACAGAGAAAGACCTTTCTTTGCTAGTTTGGTAGAATTTATTACCTCTGGTCCCGTTGTGGCTATGGTTTGGCAAGGTGAAGGTGTGGTTGCTTCTGCAAGAAAAATTATTGGTGCTACCAATCCTTTAACCTCTGAACCTGGTACTATTCGCGGTGATTTTGGGATTAATATTGGTCGGAACTTGATCCACGGTTCTGATGCGATCGAAACTGCACAACGGGAAATTAAACTCTGGTTTAAGGATGAGGAGTTGGTTAGCTGGACTCCTCATTTAGCTCCTTGGTTGAAAGAGTAA
- the pdxH gene encoding pyridoxamine 5'-phosphate oxidase: protein MDKNIADLRKDYTLQDLNEKEVNPNPFIQFKLWFDQALEAKLPEPNAMTLATSTPDGKPSARMVLLKDFDERGFVLFTNYNSHKGQELAANPQAALVFWWAELERQVRIVGCVEKISSEESDGYFEVRPHNSRLGAWASNQSEVISSREVLEAQLQDFQRKYENQEVPRPPHWGGFRVIPQEIEFWQGRSSRLHDRLLYSRWDDGSWKIERLSP from the coding sequence ATGGATAAAAATATTGCTGACCTTCGCAAAGACTACACTTTGCAAGATTTGAATGAAAAGGAAGTTAACCCTAATCCTTTTATACAATTTAAATTATGGTTTGATCAGGCTCTAGAAGCAAAATTACCCGAACCTAACGCCATGACTCTGGCTACATCTACCCCAGATGGTAAACCTTCAGCCAGAATGGTATTATTAAAAGACTTTGATGAAAGGGGCTTTGTTTTATTTACCAATTACAATAGCCACAAAGGACAGGAACTAGCAGCAAATCCTCAAGCTGCATTAGTATTTTGGTGGGCAGAATTAGAACGTCAAGTGAGAATTGTAGGATGTGTAGAAAAGATTTCTTCTGAAGAATCTGATGGATATTTTGAGGTACGCCCTCATAATAGTCGTTTGGGTGCTTGGGCTTCTAATCAAAGTGAAGTAATTTCTAGCAGGGAAGTTTTAGAAGCACAATTACAGGATTTCCAGCGTAAATATGAAAATCAGGAAGTTCCTAGACCTCCTCACTGGGGCGGTTTTCGCGTAATTCCCCAGGAAATAGAGTTTTGGCAAGGACGTTCTAGCCGTTTACATGATCGGTTGCTTTATTCTCGGTGGGATGATGGAAGTTGGAAAATAGAACGTTTGTCACCTTAA
- a CDS encoding DUF3153 domain-containing protein: MNIDNLPKTGFHLILIKTAKLVFKNIINLKTSKKLISGFLILASLTLSGCVQYDLVINFNHTNNGELVQHIKLPETVISFSGDYVSEWLQSLERRARKLSGSVKRISPEEIIVKIPFTNGKELQEKFSVFFNYPTTQKLDKVETDELPNIASNLIVQDNNFLLVSRNHLIYDLDLRSLAALTSKGNSFKVTDSIIDLDFSLQTPWGVKNIQQTENILQPEKKGKQMVWKLKPGELNHIEVVFWTPNFLGIGTLIIILFVWGGYYVRYTLLESGFSE; this comes from the coding sequence ATGAATATAGATAATTTGCCAAAAACCGGATTTCATTTAATATTAATAAAAACAGCGAAATTAGTTTTTAAAAACATCATCAACTTAAAAACCTCAAAAAAACTAATTTCAGGTTTCCTAATTTTGGCATCTTTAACATTATCTGGATGTGTACAATATGATTTAGTAATTAACTTTAATCATACCAACAACGGCGAATTAGTACAACATATTAAATTACCAGAAACAGTCATCAGTTTTAGCGGTGATTATGTTTCCGAATGGTTGCAAAGCTTAGAACGTCGTGCTAGAAAACTATCAGGTTCAGTAAAACGCATTTCCCCAGAAGAAATTATTGTCAAAATACCCTTTACCAATGGAAAGGAACTACAAGAAAAATTTAGCGTTTTTTTCAACTATCCCACTACTCAAAAACTTGATAAAGTTGAAACAGATGAATTACCAAATATAGCATCTAACTTAATTGTACAGGATAATAACTTCTTACTTGTATCAAGAAACCACTTAATCTATGATTTAGATTTGCGTTCTCTTGCTGCACTTACCAGTAAAGGAAACAGCTTCAAAGTTACAGATTCAATTATTGATTTAGATTTTAGCTTACAGACACCTTGGGGAGTTAAGAATATTCAACAAACTGAAAATATTCTCCAACCAGAAAAGAAAGGTAAACAAATGGTATGGAAACTCAAACCAGGTGAGTTAAATCATATAGAAGTCGTGTTTTGGACTCCTAACTTCCTGGGTATTGGTACATTAATAATAATCCTGTTTGTTTGGGGTGGTTATTATGTGCGATATACATTATTAGAATCAGGATTTTCAGAATAA
- a CDS encoding TerC family protein has protein sequence MLDQIFDYLHFNFSFEASIVLLILVFLEAVLSADNAIALAAIAQGLENQKLERQALNIGLVFAYVLRITLLLTATWVQKFWQFELLGAAYLLWLVFQHFTSQEEEDHHHHGPKYSSLWQVIPVIAFTDLAFSLDSVTTAIAVSQETWLVLTGTTIGIVTLRFMAGLFIRWLDEYENLADAGYITVAFVGLRLLIKVINEALVPPQWIMVSAIAIVLTWGFSKRTEVEIKTQEPEKTEVK, from the coding sequence ATGCTAGACCAAATATTTGATTACCTACACTTTAATTTCAGCTTTGAAGCATCTATAGTTCTGCTGATATTGGTTTTTCTAGAAGCGGTGCTATCCGCAGATAACGCGATCGCCCTCGCTGCGATCGCCCAAGGACTAGAAAACCAAAAACTAGAACGTCAAGCATTAAACATTGGTTTAGTATTTGCCTATGTATTAAGAATTACTCTACTGCTAACAGCTACCTGGGTACAAAAATTTTGGCAATTTGAATTATTGGGTGCTGCTTACCTGCTGTGGTTGGTATTTCAGCATTTTACATCCCAGGAAGAAGAAGACCATCACCATCACGGACCCAAATACAGTTCTCTATGGCAAGTTATACCAGTAATTGCCTTTACAGACTTAGCTTTTTCCTTGGATAGTGTGACGACAGCGATCGCCGTTTCCCAAGAAACCTGGTTAGTTCTCACCGGTACAACCATCGGTATCGTCACCCTGCGATTTATGGCCGGGTTATTTATTCGCTGGTTAGATGAATATGAAAATTTAGCAGACGCAGGTTATATCACTGTAGCGTTTGTGGGTTTACGTCTATTAATCAAAGTCATCAACGAAGCTTTAGTACCACCGCAATGGATCATGGTAAGTGCGATCGCCATAGTTTTAACCTGGGGATTTTCCAAACGCACAGAAGTAGAAATCAAAACCCAAGAACCTGAAAAAACAGAAGTAAAATAG
- a CDS encoding Uma2 family endonuclease, whose product MTTIINQSLTLTEFLKLPETKPVREYINGEIITKPMPKGKHSRLQLRLCNTINDITEAEKIAYAFPELRCSFGVRSVVPDIAVLKWSNIPFTAEGEVPNDFFIPPDWTIEILSPEQNSNRVIDNILYCLNHGCLLGWLIDPEDRSILVFRPQQQLELFRGDQQLPILEEINLQLTVNQIFGWLKMES is encoded by the coding sequence ATGACCACAATAATTAATCAATCCCTCACTTTAACAGAATTTCTCAAACTCCCAGAAACCAAACCGGTGAGAGAATATATCAACGGGGAAATTATCACTAAACCCATGCCCAAAGGAAAACATAGCCGCTTACAATTAAGACTATGCAATACTATTAACGATATCACCGAAGCTGAAAAAATCGCCTATGCTTTTCCTGAGTTGCGTTGTAGTTTTGGAGTGCGTTCCGTAGTTCCTGATATCGCGGTTTTGAAATGGTCAAATATTCCCTTTACTGCTGAAGGTGAAGTCCCTAATGATTTTTTCATTCCTCCAGATTGGACTATTGAAATTCTCTCACCTGAACAAAATTCAAATCGGGTGATAGATAATATTTTATATTGTTTAAATCATGGTTGTTTGTTAGGTTGGTTAATAGATCCTGAAGATCGTTCTATTTTGGTTTTTCGTCCCCAACAACAACTAGAATTATTCAGAGGTGATCAACAATTACCAATTTTAGAAGAAATCAATTTACAATTAACAGTTAATCAAATATTTGGCTGGTTAAAAATGGAAAGTTAA